In one Curtobacterium citreum genomic region, the following are encoded:
- the mmsA gene encoding multiple monosaccharide ABC transporter ATP-binding protein, with protein MRSITKEFPGVKALSDVSLSVRAGEIHAICGENGAGKSTLMKVLSGVYPYGTYSGEIVYEGEEVRFKDIKQSEQAGIVIIHQELALIPELSITENLFLGNEPGRFGVIDWTSAQLRAQDLLARVGLDEDPDTQIKNLGVGKQQLVEIAKALHKDVKLLILDEPTAALNENDSQHLLDLIVGLKGKGIASIIISHKLNEIEQIADEITIIRDGKAIETLNVKGDGVNEDRIIRGMVGRSLESRFPDRTPKIGEVFFEVKNWTVQHPQDPSRLVAKGSNFHVRRGEIVGFAGLMGAGRTELAMSIFGRSYGNFIDGQIIKDGHEVKIANVQQAIANGLGYVSEDRKALGLNLLDTVKRSTVAADLPKISKGGVVDSLQEYDVAEKYRKMLRTKVPSVEDNVGKLSGGNQQKVVLSKWMFTDPDLLILDEPTRGIDVGAKFEIYGIIQQLAAQGKGIILISSELPELLGLSDRIYTIFEGQITADVPADQADPETLMRSMTSARKGATVS; from the coding sequence ATGCGTTCGATCACCAAGGAGTTCCCTGGTGTGAAGGCGCTCTCGGACGTGTCGCTCAGCGTCCGCGCCGGCGAGATCCACGCGATCTGCGGCGAGAACGGCGCCGGCAAGTCCACGCTCATGAAGGTCCTGTCGGGCGTCTACCCGTACGGCACCTACAGCGGCGAGATCGTCTACGAGGGCGAAGAGGTCCGCTTCAAGGACATCAAGCAGTCCGAGCAGGCCGGCATCGTCATCATCCACCAGGAGCTCGCGCTCATCCCCGAGCTGTCGATCACCGAGAACCTGTTCCTCGGCAACGAGCCCGGCCGCTTCGGCGTGATCGACTGGACCAGCGCCCAGCTGCGCGCCCAGGACCTGCTCGCCCGCGTCGGCCTCGACGAGGACCCCGACACGCAGATCAAGAACCTCGGCGTCGGCAAGCAGCAGCTCGTCGAGATCGCGAAGGCCCTGCACAAGGACGTCAAGCTCCTCATCCTCGACGAGCCGACCGCCGCGCTGAACGAGAACGACTCGCAGCACCTGCTCGACCTGATCGTCGGCCTCAAGGGCAAGGGCATCGCGAGCATCATCATCAGCCACAAGCTCAACGAGATCGAGCAGATCGCCGACGAGATCACGATCATCCGTGACGGCAAGGCGATCGAGACCCTGAACGTGAAGGGCGACGGCGTCAACGAGGACCGCATCATCCGCGGGATGGTCGGTCGGTCGCTCGAGAGCCGCTTCCCGGACCGCACGCCGAAGATCGGCGAGGTGTTCTTCGAGGTCAAGAACTGGACCGTGCAGCACCCGCAGGACCCGTCGCGCCTGGTCGCCAAGGGCTCGAACTTCCACGTCCGCCGCGGCGAGATCGTCGGCTTCGCGGGCCTCATGGGCGCCGGCCGCACCGAGCTCGCGATGAGCATCTTCGGGCGCTCGTACGGCAACTTCATCGATGGTCAGATCATCAAGGACGGCCACGAGGTCAAGATCGCGAACGTCCAGCAGGCGATCGCGAACGGCCTCGGCTACGTCTCCGAGGACCGCAAGGCACTCGGGCTCAACCTGCTCGACACGGTCAAGCGCTCCACGGTCGCGGCCGACCTGCCGAAGATCTCGAAGGGCGGTGTCGTCGACTCGCTCCAGGAGTACGACGTCGCCGAGAAGTACCGCAAGATGCTCCGCACGAAGGTGCCCTCGGTCGAGGACAACGTCGGCAAGCTCTCCGGCGGGAACCAGCAGAAGGTCGTCCTGTCCAAGTGGATGTTCACCGACCCGGACCTGCTGATCCTCGACGAGCCCACCCGCGGCATCGACGTGGGCGCCAAGTTCGAGATCTACGGCATCATCCAGCAGCTCGCAGCACAGGGGAAGGGCATCATCCTCATCTCCTCCGAGCTCCCCGAACTCCTCGGCCTCTCCGACCGGATCTACACGATCTTCGAGGGCCAGATCACGGCTGACGTCCCCGCCGACCAGGCCGATCCAGAAACGCTCATGCGCAGCATGACCTCCGCGCGGAAGGGCGCCACCGTCTCATGA
- a CDS encoding LacI family DNA-binding transcriptional regulator, translating into MASPRTQQPRSPSIRDVARVAGVSHQTVSRVLNNSDAIRAETRDKVLAAMEQLQYRPNRAARALVTSRTHTIGVLTAQRSHYGPAATMQAIEDAAVTRGYSVTTSNIADATDTAVRDGLGHLLDQDVEGIIVIAPQQRVFDLIEELGMRTPYVALRTSVGDGPSTLFVDQMEGARLATAHLLDLGHEYVRHIAGPRDWIEAEARMQGFLREMSDRDMPVVPPILGDWTADFGYHAGRELLRYRDCTAIFCSNDAMALGVMHAARSYGLDVPGDLSVVGYDDIPEAKHLWPPLTTVQVDFPELGRRCVELLLPAAEQALRPVDLVPQLVVRGSTGAPRRR; encoded by the coding sequence ATGGCGTCACCGCGGACACAGCAACCGCGCTCGCCCAGCATCCGCGACGTCGCGCGGGTCGCCGGCGTCTCGCACCAGACCGTGTCGCGGGTGCTCAACAACTCCGACGCGATCCGTGCCGAGACCCGCGACAAGGTGCTCGCCGCGATGGAGCAGCTGCAGTACCGGCCGAACCGGGCCGCGCGGGCGCTGGTGACGAGCCGGACGCACACGATCGGCGTCCTCACGGCGCAGCGGTCGCACTACGGTCCGGCAGCCACGATGCAGGCGATCGAGGACGCCGCCGTCACCCGCGGCTACTCGGTCACGACGTCGAACATCGCCGACGCGACGGACACCGCCGTGCGCGACGGCCTCGGGCACCTGCTCGACCAGGACGTCGAGGGGATCATCGTGATCGCGCCGCAGCAGCGCGTGTTCGACCTCATCGAGGAACTCGGCATGCGGACGCCCTACGTGGCACTGCGCACGAGCGTCGGGGACGGCCCCTCGACCCTGTTCGTGGACCAGATGGAGGGCGCCCGGCTCGCGACCGCGCACCTGCTCGACCTGGGTCACGAGTACGTCCGGCACATCGCGGGGCCGCGGGACTGGATCGAGGCCGAGGCCCGGATGCAGGGTTTCCTGCGCGAGATGAGCGACCGGGACATGCCCGTCGTCCCGCCGATCCTGGGCGACTGGACCGCCGACTTCGGCTACCACGCCGGTCGGGAGCTCCTGCGGTACCGGGACTGCACGGCGATCTTCTGCTCGAACGACGCGATGGCGCTCGGGGTCATGCACGCGGCGCGCTCCTACGGGCTCGACGTGCCGGGTGACCTGTCCGTGGTGGGCTACGACGACATCCCCGAGGCGAAGCACCTCTGGCCGCCGCTCACCACCGTGCAGGTGGACTTCCCCGAGCTCGGCCGCCGGTGCGTGGAACTGCTGCTGCCCGCTGCGGAGCAGGCGCTCCGCCCGGTGGACCTGGTCCCCCAGCTGGTCGTGCGCGGCTCGACGGGCGCGCCCCGGCGTCGCTGA
- a CDS encoding MFS transporter → MTRARTLTSFVVLSMTGGVIFQVAYIRFVFLADTAHALGLSVQRYGEVTSVFGAVAVVMYFCGGWFADRFPPKVLIVVALAGMGAVDLYLASVPGETGVVVAHVLMAVLGMGLYWSSLVKLVSMLGSADQQGTLFGWLEGVRGITSTIVGFVGAGIVAAAIAETVGVLWVMRIYGVLCLLSAVLVLVVVRTDRSALAQVDRQAVSLRELAAAVRNKYTWLIGGSIMLMYCFYTLLGYLTPLLQDGFAVPVVLLGAIGVVRTYVFQIVGGPVGGVLVDRWTGSSPAFLRWAFVVAAVSAVGFLVLPHDPALVGVAVALMVVMCLAVFTSRGVYWAQVGEVEVPLAQRGGVIGLASGIAYLPDAFLPALGAWWVGDPANGVPQQGGGYTAMFAVLVVAAVLGVLLTTVTMRVRARDLRSRPADDVVVAA, encoded by the coding sequence GTGACCCGTGCCCGCACCCTGACGAGCTTCGTCGTCCTGTCGATGACCGGAGGCGTCATCTTCCAGGTCGCCTACATCCGGTTCGTGTTCCTCGCCGACACCGCGCATGCGCTCGGGCTGTCGGTCCAGCGCTACGGCGAGGTGACGTCGGTGTTCGGCGCCGTCGCCGTGGTGATGTACTTCTGCGGCGGCTGGTTCGCCGACCGGTTCCCACCGAAGGTGCTCATCGTCGTGGCACTCGCCGGCATGGGCGCCGTCGACCTGTACCTCGCATCGGTCCCCGGCGAGACCGGGGTCGTGGTCGCGCACGTGCTGATGGCGGTGCTCGGCATGGGGCTCTACTGGTCGTCGCTCGTCAAGCTCGTGTCGATGCTCGGGTCCGCGGACCAGCAGGGCACGCTGTTCGGCTGGCTCGAGGGGGTCCGCGGGATCACGTCGACGATCGTCGGGTTCGTCGGCGCCGGGATCGTCGCCGCCGCGATCGCCGAGACCGTCGGGGTGCTCTGGGTGATGCGGATCTACGGCGTGCTCTGCCTGCTGTCCGCGGTGCTCGTGCTGGTCGTCGTCCGGACCGATCGCAGTGCCCTCGCGCAGGTCGACCGGCAGGCGGTGTCCCTCCGGGAGCTCGCCGCCGCGGTCCGGAACAAGTACACCTGGCTCATCGGCGGCTCGATCATGCTGATGTACTGCTTCTACACGCTGCTCGGGTACCTCACACCGCTGCTGCAGGACGGCTTCGCGGTGCCCGTCGTGCTCCTCGGGGCGATCGGGGTCGTCCGGACCTACGTGTTCCAGATCGTCGGGGGACCGGTCGGCGGTGTGCTCGTCGACCGGTGGACGGGGTCCTCGCCCGCGTTCCTCCGATGGGCCTTCGTCGTCGCAGCGGTCAGCGCCGTCGGGTTCCTCGTCCTGCCGCACGACCCGGCGCTCGTCGGGGTCGCCGTCGCGCTCATGGTCGTGATGTGCCTGGCGGTCTTCACCTCGCGCGGCGTCTACTGGGCGCAGGTCGGCGAGGTCGAGGTCCCGCTCGCCCAGCGCGGCGGTGTGATCGGCCTGGCCTCCGGCATCGCGTACCTGCCCGACGCCTTCCTGCCCGCACTCGGTGCCTGGTGGGTCGGCGACCCCGCGAACGGCGTGCCGCAGCAGGGCGGCGGCTACACGGCCATGTTCGCCGTGCTCGTCGTCGCCGCCGTGCTCGGCGTCCTGCTCACCACCGTCACGATGCGCGTCCGCGCGCGTGACCTCCGCAGCCGTCCGGCGGACGACGTCGTCGTCGCCGCCTGA
- a CDS encoding SDR family oxidoreductase, whose amino-acid sequence MDIRDFSLDLFSLAGKRAIVTGGNSGLGQAFSLALAKAGADVFVPSVVDDDGTTRALVEAEGRRYAFLEVDLTAADAPERIVTACEEQLGGIDVLVNSAGICLLDEVDAFDREKWDPMVAVNLTAPFALGHAVGKRFVAQGSGKIINIASLFAFLGGQWSPAYAATKHGIVGFTKAYCDELAQHGVQVNAIAPGYFATKITERTRSDPETNQRVLDHVPAGRWGDVADLMGATVFLASRASDYVNGHTLTVDGGYLVR is encoded by the coding sequence TTGGACATCCGCGACTTCTCGCTGGACCTGTTCTCGCTCGCCGGCAAGCGGGCGATCGTCACCGGCGGCAACTCCGGGCTCGGACAGGCGTTCTCGCTCGCGCTCGCCAAGGCCGGCGCCGACGTCTTCGTCCCCAGCGTCGTCGACGACGACGGCACCACGCGCGCCCTGGTCGAGGCCGAGGGCCGTCGCTACGCGTTCCTCGAGGTCGACCTCACCGCCGCAGACGCCCCGGAGCGGATCGTCACCGCGTGCGAGGAACAGCTCGGCGGGATCGACGTGCTCGTCAACTCCGCCGGGATCTGCCTGCTCGACGAGGTCGACGCCTTCGACCGCGAGAAGTGGGACCCGATGGTGGCCGTGAACCTGACCGCACCGTTCGCGCTCGGGCACGCGGTCGGGAAGCGCTTCGTCGCGCAGGGTTCCGGGAAGATCATCAACATCGCGTCGCTCTTCGCGTTCCTCGGCGGGCAGTGGTCCCCGGCGTACGCGGCCACCAAGCACGGGATCGTCGGCTTCACGAAGGCGTACTGCGACGAGCTCGCGCAGCACGGCGTCCAGGTCAACGCGATCGCGCCCGGGTACTTCGCCACGAAGATCACCGAGCGCACGCGGTCGGACCCGGAGACGAACCAGCGCGTGCTCGACCACGTCCCGGCCGGCCGCTGGGGCGACGTCGCCGACCTGATGGGCGCGACCGTCTTCCTCGCCTCCCGCGCATCCGACTACGTCAACGGCCACACGCTCACCGTCGACGGCGGCTACCTCGTCCGCTGA